Below is a window of Halolamina sp. CBA1230 DNA.
CACGCCTCGAACTCCTCTTCGAGGTACGGGAGGATCTCGGCGGTGTAGTACGACACCGGCGATGGGATGCCGAACGCGTCGGGGAAGCAGGCAAGCAGGAACGCGTCCTCCAGGTCCTCGGCCTCCTTCTCGATCTTTTCGTAGGCGGGGTGGCTGATCATCCCGTGGTAGAGCCCCCTGAGCCACTCGTCGAGGGCGTCCAGATAGGCGTCGATCCGTTCGGAGAGATCCATGCTGTCCGGTGGTAGACGTTCGTGCGGTAAAAGCTGTCGTGGCCGCGGCCCGCGTGCCGCCGGCGTCGACGGACCGCTGCCGAGAGGTTGAAAGGCGAGTGGCACCCACCCACACGCATGAGCGATCACATCCCGGTCACGGTGCTCTCGGGGAGTCTCGGCGCCGGGAAGACCACGCTACTGAACCACCTACTCACGAACGCTGGCGACCGCGACATCGCCGTCCTGGTCAACGACATGGGCGACGTGAACGTCGACGCCGAACTCGTCGCGGAAGGATCCGACACGGACGTCGCCGGCGGCGTCGAGGAGCTCTCGAACGGCTGTATCTGCTGTGAGCTGCAGGACGACCTCGAGACCGCCGTGGTTCGGCTCGCGCGGAACCGCGAGTTCGACCACCTGATCGTGGAGTCCTCGGGCATCTCCGAGCCCGCGCCGGTCGCGCGGCTGTTCACCACCGAGTCCGCCGCGGCCGCACGGTACCGCGTGAACGGACTGGTGACAGTCGTCGACTCCCGGCTGTTCGTGGACACGTTCGGCGGCGAGGGGACGCCCGAGCGCACCGCCGCCGAGGAGGACGACCGCCCGCTGTCGGATTTGCTGGTCGAACAGATCGAGGTGTCGAACGCGGTCGTGCTCAACAAGGCCGACCTCTGTACGGACGACGAACTCGACGAGGCCGAGGCGCTGGTGGCGGCGCTCCAGCCCGACGCCGACACGGTCCGCACCGCCTTCTCCGAGGTCGACCCTGAGTGGCTGCTCGACGTCGAGCGCTTCGACGAAGGCGAAGTGAACGACTTGCCGGGCTGGAAACGCGCGCTGGCGGACGAGGAGCACGAACACGACGGCGAGCACGACGACGGCCACGGCCACCGGCACCCGGACGAGGTGTACGGCGTCGCCTCGTTCACCTACAGACAGCGCCGGCCGTTCCACCCCGAGCGGATCGCCGCGGTGCTCCGTGATCTCCCCGACGGCGTCGTCCGCTCGAAAGGGACGATCTGGATCGCGGACAACGAACTCCGTCAGACGGTCGGGCAAGCGGGGTCGTCCGTGCGCGTGGAGGCGCGCGGGCCGTGGATCGCCTCCCTCCCCGAGGTCGAGCAGGATCTCTACCGCTCGAACCGACCGAGCCTCGAGTGGGACGAGGAGCACGGCGACCGGCGCACGGAGTACGTCGTGATCGGCACGGAGTTCGACGAGGACGCGCTGCGGGACCGCCTCGACGACGCGCTCGTCACCGACGAGGAGTGGGAGGACGTGGACGCGCTGCCCGCTGGTCCGTTCCCGACGGAGAACCAGGACGAGACCGCGCTGCGTGAGCCGGCGCCGGCGACGGTGGAGTAACGCGGCGGCTCAGCAGGCACAGCCGTCGGCGTAGGAACGCTCGAACCGCATCGACTCCCCGCAGTCGGGACACTGCGGCGTCCCCTCGCCGTCGTGGTCGAGTCCCTCAGCCGCCACGTCGGCGTCGCGGACCCGGACCCCGCAGTCGTCACACCAGTACGCCCCCTTCGACTCCGGTTCCGACTCGGTCTCCGACTCCTCGGTTCGCCCGGTGAGCGCGCTCTCGATCGTGCCAACAATACCCATACATGTGTTTTCCGACTCCACCCTCTTAGCTTCCACGGCGACCAATAGCTAAGTGTCCCCGCCCCGGGCTACCACGTATGAGCGACGACGACCGCGGCCCGACCGGCCGCGAGGGGTTCGAGGCGGCGGCGGAGCGATCCGAGGGGAACCCGTGGGTGGTCCACGGGCTGAACGCCGTGCTGTCGACGCTGTTCGCGCTGACGATCGTCTGGGGGCTCGACTACGTCGGCAGCCTCGCGTTCACGCCGGTCAACGTCGCGACGGCGGCGGTGCTCATCTTCACCGGCGCGTACCTGATGTCCGTCCGATAGACAGTAGGGGGCCGGGGGCGAACCCCGGTGCATGGTGACACGCATCGGTATCCACGCCTCCATCGAGGCGCTGTTCCCGCCGGCAGTGCTCCGGGACCGACTCGCCGACGTCGACGAGTGTTTCCGACTCTCGTCCGCCAGTCAGACCCAGTCTGACGACGTCGGCCCCGAGGTGGTCGTCGTCGACACCGACGCGGTCGACACGGTCGACGCGCTGGTGACGTTCGCGTACGACGACGCCTTCCTCGACGCCGACCTGGAGTGGATCCACTCCGTCCAGGCCGGCGTCGATCGGTTCCCGTTCGACGAACTGGAAGCGAGAAGCATCCGCCTCACGAACAGCACCGGCACCCACGGCGACAGCGTGGGCGAGACCGTCGCGGGGTACATGCTCGCCTTCGCGCGCCGCCTCCACGAGTTCCGCAGCAAGCAGGAACGGACGGAGTGGGCGTGGTCGGAGTGGGACGCGCCGTTCACGCTCGCGGGGAGTTCGCTCTGTGTCGTCGGCCTCGGCACGCTCGGTCGCGGGATCGCCGCCCGCGCCGACGCGCTGGGGATGGACGTGACCGGCGTCAAGCGCACGCCGACGCCCGTCGATCACGTCGGGACGGTGTACCCGAGCTCCGAGCTCCACGAGGCGATCGGTGACGCGAAGTTCGTCGCGCTCGCGGTGCCGCTGACCGACGAGACGGAGGGGCTGATCGGCGCCGAAGAGCTGGCGCGGCTGCGCGAGGACGCGATCCTCATCAACGTCGCGCGGGGCGCCGTCGTCGACCAGTCGGCGCTGGTCGACGCGCTGGAAGCGGACGAACTCGACGGCGCCGCGCTGGACGTGTTCGAGACCGAGCCGCTGTCCGCGGACTCGCCGCTGTGGGGGATGGACGACGTGATCGTGACGCCCCACAGCGCGGCCGCCCACCGGGAGTACCCCGACCGGATGGCCGCGCTGGTGCGGGAGAACGTTCGCCGGATCGCCGAGGGCGAGGGGCTGGCGAACCAGGTCGTGTAGCTCACCGGAAGCGACACAAACCCCCGTCCCTATCACTCGGGCATGGTCGGACTCGGAAGCACCGCACAGAAGCTGCAGACCGTCGCGGAGAGGGCCGAGAAGGTGTACGAGCGGATGAACAAGCTCCGCGAGGAGGTCGAGGAGACACAACAGACCGTCGACGAGACCAAACAGCGCGTCGTCGCCGTCGAGGAGGAGTTGGCCGAGCAGCGCGCCGTGCTCGACGCGATCGCCGAGGAGCACGACGTCGACGCCGACGCCGTCGCTGCCGAGGCCCACATCGAGGAGGCCGAGGCCGACGAGGACGAAGGGACGACGAACGGCGACAACTGAGCCCGCCCGTTTCTCGGAGATGGTAAGCTACACAAACGCCTCCGCCCACGTTCGAGTATGACCACTCATCGGGAGCCTCTGGACTCGGTTCTCGACACCATCGGCGAGACGCCGCTGGTCCGCGTCCACGACAGCCCCGACGCGGTGCCCGTCTACGCCAAACTGGAGTCGTTCAACCCCGGCGCCAGCATCAAGGACCGCATCGGGATGTACATGCTCGAAGGGATGCTGGAGCGGGGCGACGTCGAGCCCGGCGGCACGGTGATCGAGCCCACGGCGGGCAACACGGGGATCGGGATCGCGGTCGCGGCCGGGCAGCTGGATCTGGACGCCGTGTTCGTCGTCCCCGAGCGCTTCTCCGTCGAGAAACAGCAGCTCATGCGCGCACTCGGCGCCGAGGTGATCAACACGCCCAGCGAGGACGGGATGGGTCGCGCCATCGAGCGCGCCCACGAGCTCGCGGACGAGCTCGACAACGCCGCCGTCCCCCAGCAGTTCTCGAACCCGCTCAACGTCGAGGCCCACTACGAGACCACCGCGCCCGAGATCTACGACGCCCTCGACGGCGAGGTCGGCGCGCTCGTCGCGGGCTGTGGCACCGCGGGTACGCTGATGGGGATGGCCCGCTACGGCCGCGAACAGGACGAGAACACCCACGTCGCCGCCGTCGAGCCCGAAGGCTCCCTGTACGGCACCCTGCTGGGCGAGGAGCGCGAGGAAGGTGAGTACAAAACTG
It encodes the following:
- a CDS encoding GTP-binding protein, encoding MSDHIPVTVLSGSLGAGKTTLLNHLLTNAGDRDIAVLVNDMGDVNVDAELVAEGSDTDVAGGVEELSNGCICCELQDDLETAVVRLARNREFDHLIVESSGISEPAPVARLFTTESAAAARYRVNGLVTVVDSRLFVDTFGGEGTPERTAAEEDDRPLSDLLVEQIEVSNAVVLNKADLCTDDELDEAEALVAALQPDADTVRTAFSEVDPEWLLDVERFDEGEVNDLPGWKRALADEEHEHDGEHDDGHGHRHPDEVYGVASFTYRQRRPFHPERIAAVLRDLPDGVVRSKGTIWIADNELRQTVGQAGSSVRVEARGPWIASLPEVEQDLYRSNRPSLEWDEEHGDRRTEYVVIGTEFDEDALRDRLDDALVTDEEWEDVDALPAGPFPTENQDETALREPAPATVE
- the ddh gene encoding D-2-hydroxyacid dehydrogenase, which codes for MVTRIGIHASIEALFPPAVLRDRLADVDECFRLSSASQTQSDDVGPEVVVVDTDAVDTVDALVTFAYDDAFLDADLEWIHSVQAGVDRFPFDELEARSIRLTNSTGTHGDSVGETVAGYMLAFARRLHEFRSKQERTEWAWSEWDAPFTLAGSSLCVVGLGTLGRGIAARADALGMDVTGVKRTPTPVDHVGTVYPSSELHEAIGDAKFVALAVPLTDETEGLIGAEELARLREDAILINVARGAVVDQSALVDALEADELDGAALDVFETEPLSADSPLWGMDDVIVTPHSAAAHREYPDRMAALVRENVRRIAEGEGLANQVV
- a CDS encoding DUF5798 family protein — translated: MVGLGSTAQKLQTVAERAEKVYERMNKLREEVEETQQTVDETKQRVVAVEEELAEQRAVLDAIAEEHDVDADAVAAEAHIEEAEADEDEGTTNGDN
- a CDS encoding PLP-dependent cysteine synthase family protein, producing MTTHREPLDSVLDTIGETPLVRVHDSPDAVPVYAKLESFNPGASIKDRIGMYMLEGMLERGDVEPGGTVIEPTAGNTGIGIAVAAGQLDLDAVFVVPERFSVEKQQLMRALGAEVINTPSEDGMGRAIERAHELADELDNAAVPQQFSNPLNVEAHYETTAPEIYDALDGEVGALVAGCGTAGTLMGMARYGREQDENTHVAAVEPEGSLYGTLLGEEREEGEYKTEGIGTHDTSTNELFEPELVDEVHAVPDEESHAEIQRLAAEEGHLVASSAGANAVAAKKVARGIADGEIDAPHDAVVTVFADSSERYLSKGIYGEYEEWEG